The following proteins come from a genomic window of Anabas testudineus chromosome 3, fAnaTes1.2, whole genome shotgun sequence:
- the nmbb gene encoding neuromedin Bb: MRGFTLNNLCQCGLFTFVVLFSFVSFTGAVSFDLTELRNKVAKIKVNPRGNLWATGHFMGKKSVMDPPMLPSAEEQGVDALEVALPAEQSALGELFQEFLRVALQAQMDTRESRSKNQEAELLMKILGNYIQSRK, from the exons ATGAGGGGATTTACACTCAATAACCTTTGCCAATGTGGCTTATTTACGTTcgttgtcttgttttctttcgTGTCTTTCACCGGTGCTGTCAGTTTCGACTTGACTGAGCTTAGGAATAAAGTTGCAAAAATTAAAGTGAATCCAAGAGGGAATCTTTGGGCTACAG GACATTTCATGGGTAAGAAGAGTGTGATGGATCCCCCCATGTTGCCTTCTGCTGAGGAGCAGGGCGTTGATGCGCTGGAAGTCGCCCTTCCCGCGGAGCAGAGCGCGCTTGGAGAGCTTTTCCAAGAGTTTTTGCGCGTGGCGCTACAAGCGCAGATGGACACGCGAGAGAGCCGCTCGAAGAATCAG GAGGCGGAGTTGCTGATGAAGATTTTAGGAAACTACATCCAAAGCAGAAAGTGA
- the LOC113174409 gene encoding tetraspanin-3-like — MGQCGITSSKTVLVFLNLIFWAAAGILCYIGAYVFITYDDYDHFFEDVYTLIPAVIIIAVGTLLFIIGLIGCCATIRESSCGLATFAAILLLVFVTECVVVVLGYIYRAKVEDEVNHSIQKVYNEYNGTNTDAPSRAIDYVQRQLHCCGIHNYSDWRNTRWFKESKNNSVPVSCCQPNISNCSGSLTRPADLYQEGCEALVVKKLKEIMMYVIWAALTFASIQMLGMLCACVVLCRRSHDPAYELLVTTNSYA, encoded by the exons ATGGGGCAGTGTGGAATTACGTCATCCAAAACCGTCTTGGTTTTTCTCAACCTCATATTTTGG gctgcagctggaATCTTATGCTACATCGGAGCCTATGTATTTATCACATATGACGACTACGACCACTTCTTTGAAGATGTGTACACTCTGATTCCTGCTGTGATAATAATCGCCGTCGGGACTCTTCTCTTCATCATCGGCTTGATCGGCTGCTGTGCAACAATACGTGAAAGCTCCTGCGGTCTGGCAACT tttGCTGCCATTCTTCTGCTGGTATTTGTAACCgagtgtgtggtggtggtgctgggcTACATTTACAGGGCAAAG GTGGAAGATGAGGTGAATCACTCCATCCAGAAGGTTTACAACGAGTACAACGGCACCAACACTGATGCTCCCAGCCGCGCTATTGACTATGTGCAGAGGCAG CTTCACTGCTGTGGCATTCACAACTACTCTGACTGGAGGAACACTCGCTGGTTTAAAGAATCCAAGAACAACAGTGTTCCAGTCAGCTGCTGCCAGCCTAACATCAGCAACTGTTCCGGCAGTCTCACTCGACCAGCGGATCTCTACCAAGAG GGCTGTGAAGCTCTAGTTGTGAAGAAGTTAAAGGAGATCATGATGTATGTCATATGGGCCGCATTAACTTTTGCGTCTATACAG ATGCTGGGCATGCTCTGTGCTTGTGTGGTGCTGTGCCGGAGGAGTCACGACCCAGCGTATGAACTGCTGGTTACGACCAACAGCTACGCATGA
- the LOC113174408 gene encoding proline-serine-threonine phosphatase-interacting protein 1-like — translation MAPLMFKDAFWGSDFTCHAGYDTMIQRLRDGRHMCKDVEELLKMRALAEEKYGKELVMIARKAGGHTEISTLRASFEQLRTQIENIGTFHIQLSDTMKEEVKKIETFRERQKEQRKKFESIMDKVHKKKVSFFKKTMESKKNYDQRCKEADEAEQGAEKPGAVSKSTEKVRHRAKQCRQTANEAEKLYVNNVLQLEEIRRDWEETHKSTCEVFQQLEGDRISMLRCALWDHCNHFSMQCVKDDELYEEVRKSLEQCDITTDNNCFIEMKSTGTKPPEPVGFESFYQRDTSGDTNGQALFAGGVEDMMRRSYSCSDALHRSSLNIDVDHFQASQSALAPAGDSSLDSSDDGYKPLPGPQPPAPPASFTAGEDFYVVLFQYGAQEDDELSVNRGDVVQVLERGEDGWWIVELNGLSGLVPGNYLGKI, via the exons ATGGCACCTCTGATGTTCAAAGATGCTTTCTGG GGATCTGATTTTACGTGCCACGCCGGGTACGACACCATGATCCAAAGGTTACGTGATGGAAGGCATATGTGCAAAGATGTGGAGGAGCTATTAAAGATGAG GGCACTAGCAGAAGAGAAGTACGGGAAGGAGCTGGTGATGATTGCTCGCAAGGCTGGAGGACACACGGAGATCAG CACCTTGAGAGCATCGTTTGAACAATTAAGAACAC AAATCGAGAACATCGGGACCTTTCACATCCAGCTCTCTGATACAATGAAAGAGGAGGTGAAAAAGATTGAGACATTCAGAGAACGGCagaaagagcagaggaagaag TTTGAAAGCATCATGGATAAAGTTCACAAGAAGaaggtttctttttttaaaaagaccaTGGAG TCTAAAAAGAACTACGATCAGAGATGCAAGGAGGCGGATGAGGCCGAACAGGGGGCTGAGAAGCCCGGTGCAGTATCCAAAAGCACAGAAAAG GTACGCCACAGAGCCAAgcagtgcagacagacagccaACGAAGCAG AGAAGCTGTATGTTAACAACGTTCTTCAGCTAGAAGAGATTCGCCGGGACTGGGAGGAAACGCACAAAAGCACATGTGAG GTGTTCCAGCAACTGGAGGGAGATCGGATTAGCATGCTCAGATGTGCTCTGTGGGACCACTGCAATCATTTCTCCATGCAGTGTGTCAAAGACGATGAG CTTTACGAGGAGGTGAGGAAGTCTCTGGAGCAGTGTGACATCACCACAGATAACAACTGTTTCATCGAGATGAAAAGCACAGGAACGAAGCCTCCAG AGCCCGTAGGGTTTGAGAGCTTCTACCAGAGAGACACGTCGGGGGACACCAACGGCCAAGCTCTTTTTGCAGGAGGAGTGGAGGACATGATGAGGAG ATCATACAGTTGCTCTGACGCCCTTCACAGAAGCTCTCTGAACATTGACGTGGACCATTTCCAGGCTTCACAATCAGCACTGGCTCCTGCTGGAGACT CTTCACTTGACAGTTCAGATGATGGATATAAACCCCTACCAGGCCCCCAGCCCCCAGCACCCCCGGCCTCATTCACAGCTGGTGAAGACTTCTACGTTGTGCTTTTTCAGTACGGTGCCCAG GAAGACGATGAACTGTCCGTGAACAGAGGGGACGTGGTCCAAGTGCTGGAACGAGGAGAAGATGGTTGGTGGATAGTGGAGCTAAACGGATTGAGTGGACTGGTGCCAGGAAACTACCTGGGCAAAATCTGA